The sequence below is a genomic window from Glycine max cultivar Williams 82 chromosome 20, Glycine_max_v4.0, whole genome shotgun sequence.
TAATATTACAAAACTATACACTTtctaagaattaattaaaaagacgACTTACTCATTTCATACCAACCTTGTTCTCCTTCTAATAAAACGACTCGACAAAAACCTGTCAAAATTTTCCTAATTAATGATAAGAATTAAAGTAATTTgtaagaaattttatatattttaatttaattgccactattttacataaaataaaaataaaaatgctgtACAAgcaaatatattgttttttgtatttaaattttcacaATTAAGGAATTAGGCCACCACAAATCGAGGTGTGAATCCGTTACATATTGTAACGGCGACATGGCATTTCTCATGTTACCAACCGTAAACTCGTAACGGCCGTCATCTTTGACGAAAACCTTGTGTACTTCGCTGGATTCAACTCCAACGGTCTTCCCAAGGCTCGGTCCCCACTCCGCCATCATCGCCGGTATCCGCCGCCGGAGCCGCGTGTCCCAAATCCTCACCGCTAAATTCCCCGACGCGTTTTGGCCGGCGGAAACCACCACCGCCGGATCAGGAAGCTCCCCGTCGTAAACGGAGACGACGCTGCTTCCTTCAGATGAACGGTCAAAATGCTCAAAACCAAACCCTAGCCCAAACCCTATGGTGTCCCATAACTTAACGACGCTTTTGGTGTTGGCGATTTCTGAAAGAGATAAGAAATCGCCAATGCTTCGACATCGTTCGTCGTTGGTAGAACCTCTGACTCTGAAATACTCatcccttctttcttcttcttcttcttcttcctcttcttcttcttcttcgtcatCGTCATCTTCAAACTCCGATGTGGAGTAGATTTCGTCGTCATCGTCGGTGTGGCTATAATCACAATGAGCGATGATAAGAGGAAAGGGAGTTGCGTTTTGGCGGAAGCGGAAGATGAGAGCGGTGAGGAGTAGGCTGAGAATGAAAAGACCCCATTTGCAGAGAGTATGTAGCAGAGAGAGCTGAAAGATGAAATGGTATTGCTCTGCGAGCCCAGAAGGTGGAAGTGTAGCATCATGATCTTTATAGGGAAGGAGTGAGTGATATATAAAAGAGGTTTGTTTGATTGTGTAGGTGGATGTGGATGTACATGTGAATCATCCATACACAGGTCGATGTGGATATGTTCTAATTTTATATACTAATACGTTTCTTCTTCAAAGATATGAATTCCACGGTCCCTGCTATATATTTATCCACATTTATCTCGTGCGTTATTAATACTCCCAACTACTAAGTCTAACTGACCAACAATGTTTGTATAAACGTGTAATACTTGTACCAAACAAGAAAACGTGTAATACGTACGTGGCCATGTCTTTCACGCAAATTTCATTACTAGCTTTTCACTTTTTACACGAAAAATAGTATTGTCTTCCCACGAGTTTTGTCCATATAAAAGTAGTAGTAATGTATTGTATGTTTTGCTTGTGTTTGCtgaaattagtttattaaaaatagtaattgaatatttattagtaaAAGCTTACTAAAAGgtaggagtttttttttttgttttttttaattgcacTACACAAGGTAGgagttgaaaaattataaaattttaaaaaagttagttttgctggtattttattatgtttttatgaGATTAAAGTAAAAGTCTAGTTGattaataaatgtaatttttttttataaaaaaaccataTGAATggatttcaaataaattaataaaaaaaattaatttatacttcCTTTTGTCCCTGATTATAAGatcatttcaattaatttatattccttaagaaaaataattaatttagttaatcatattaaatttattaattatttatactatcatttcaaaattattttttttctaatcttcttattcatttaattacttCTCATCAATATTTGAagagaaatattaaataaaaatactagggagaaataattaataaatctaaaaattaaaaaaattcttataaaaaataaaaaaattataaaaaaacttataattaaggatagaagaaataaattataagctAGTTGAAACtatctttaaaataagtttattttgataaacCTGACTCATAAGTTAGTCAAATAATAAGCTACTACAATGACTTGgtaacttttttttcaattttaaatataaacatcGAAAAATGCATGTATTTTAgtctcaaatatatatataatatttaatgagattatttttaaaatattaattaatatatattaacataaattagtatacatttatttaaaaaaactgtaCTCCAACAAGACTTGAACCACTAAGCTATTTCATTTGCTTGGGTATGTGGATGAAAATTATAttgtatataacttttttttaagtcaaaTCAAATCATTATTAAGTTGGGCACGAAATGTTGCCCATGAAGAGATTACATCGAAAAGGTTTTTGTAATCCCAAGCAAATTAAAGGATTGTTACACCAAGAAGCAAAAAGAATGCCCCTAAACAAAGAAGTATAAGTAACCCAAGACCATGACAACATCCGTACAGAAGAAACATTGGGAACTTCATTCTGAAAAACAGTCCTATTCCCTTGAATCCATAACGACGGGCACGTGGCATGCCAAATAACATGTACATAACGTAAATGAGAAACATAAAATTTCACATATACTTACTACAACTAAATAAACAAtactactaattaattaatataattagtatatattaatataaataagtatacatttattaatatcaataactatgtgataatttattattattagtgtattaatattaattttaatattattagtatatatattaatacattaatatacattaatattatcaaatacaaattaataaatataaattggtatatattcataaatattaatttactatatatttaTGTACTCTTAtggaaatataaatatattagatatgatacaaatatatatgaaagttatttttttaattacatgtaTCTTTTATGAGAGACAATTTTTAGTTGAGTAAAAAGGATTATCGTGAGTGATAAATTTTTTCTGACAATTTTTTCTCAGAAGTAGTTGCGTACTCATAATTTGAATTTctgacaaaaattaaaatttattattattttgaaggctataaataattatatttgtaattaaattattttattaacattctctttatattaatttaattgtgacttgattattattagttaatttaaaaaataaaaattatttagtaacttttgtcaacaagaaaaatttaaaaacataccGTTTAGGTCATCTTTTACAagatatttaagttaatttttattttttttactaattgaaaattttgtttaactattcagtaaaacattttttttaaatgataacttttatctttttatattttcttttatttttatcctcaatatatttatataatttcttagttaacatttttaaataaattatgattttttttcattttatacttttcaacaacttcaactattagttttaataaataattataatttaataaattaatttttcaactttcagttaattttttaactaattttaccaGACATAACCTTAAGCTTTGAGATAAAAGAtggattatattattaaaaaaataaaaaatgaaaaaaaaaatcaggtcCAATTTCCtttactaacaaaaattaacatttcCTATAAAAAACAACTTTTCCGAAAAACCAATCAATATTATCTGTCCTTAAtactatttttcatatattttcattttttaatctttttttctctagTATTTGTTCGGGAGTGCACGTGTTAAATACGTGCTACTCCGTTCCTCTGTCGggtactaataaaaaataagtctgATTTCGTGAGAAGAGCATGTGCCTAATTAAGTGGTGCAATTATGttgttaaattaacaatttaaaaattagcgGGCActgcttgtttttctttctcgtGGGCCATTGAGTGTGGGAAGGCCATGATATGAGGCAGAGGCACCATGTATCTCTCTCACACAACGCTATATAACAATTTCCTTCAAGCTTGAACCTACAAAGTACTTTGAAAGAAGACaaaatatgtgttttttttaacccTTTTTTCGCTTCTCAagtattcaatttattttggtTGATATATGTTCATTCAAAATAGTCAAATACTCATGTTTACAAATAAGTTGTTAGTTTCAATgatattgattttgattttttcaagAGGTCTCCGTTCAAAtttcataaatgaaaaaaatatgattaaaaaaaaattttcattaaaaatgatcCGTTAAGttcaaaaaagtaattaaaatttatgtgaatgtataaaaaaaatattgtaccaAACAAAAACTAATCATGGTCAAATAGcttgtaaattgtaatatagCCAAATTGATTATACATTAGGTTTCTATCTTCACAAAATTATCTTTTGGAAATAGATTTTTTGTTGAACAATGGGGGTGGAACTTTCGTTAATTAGATGGCTAAAAAGTTAAAAGATCtctaatagaataaaaatatttaacaggTATGACTGTATTCTAttctaaaacaattataaaCCGATTCGGcttttttgttttccaaattTCGAGATGCGCGTCCTTAAAAGATCTCGAAtacaataaaaacatttaacaggtatgacatttttaatatgtaataaataaatagatttataaaacctaaataaacataaatactGTCAAACACACTTTTAGtaattagtagtattaaaatagtttatcataattaaatatataagggtagattaaaaatgattttaattagaatttgttTTGGtgaatagaaaatatttaatatgtttctgtaataattttaaaagatatatatatattttttatgaaattttaaaagatatctTAAAAAACAAGAATTAAACGTTTTAGGAGTTTCTATCTTCATGATGTTACCTtggcaatatttttttttgttgaacaaGGGATTGAACCTTTTGGGAGAATTGatgatcaatatttttttttaccatcttATTGCTACTCGGTGAGACCCAAAAGTATCCTCACAACCACaagcttttttttcctttagatATCATATGAGATTAATTTTCAGTTTGAATTTGttcacatttaattttttttttcaagagtgTATTTTGTGGAGATTAAACTCATATTTTCTCTTACAAACTCAATTAATAGATGACCAATATGTAAAAAAGATTACGAATATTttaattaggaaatattttatatatttttgtaataattcaGAAAGATATCTTAAAaaacaagaattaaaattttttggAATTTCTATCTTCATAAAGTTACCTTTTAGCAAAAGATTTTTTGTTGAACAATGGCTAATATGTTAAAAAAGATCCcgtatacaataaaaaaaacattaattggtATGATTAGATCCCGAttctaaaacaattataaaCCGATTTGACATGTTAGCCTTACATACAATCCAATTGAATTCTTTCCTTGGACTGTGCCCGGAAACTCAGGTAATACTTAACtccaaattaataatatttttgaaattatttctaTGCTTGCTTTTacttaggggtgggaataggtcagGTCAGGCTTTAAAAGGTCTGAGTCTAGCctatgattaatttttgagaTCTGAGTCTGGCCTATAGtctatcaaagacttttattttggctcggctgacctttttaaaagcctagccTGATTTGGTAGCTATTTAAAAACCTATTTAAAAATcttcttcacattaaatctttaatattcctagttgtttttaccaaaaaaataaaataatataccttctataataggctaaacaaggccttaatatataatttgccttaatttttaatctaacgTTAATTTAGTTGGTGatcctaaaaatatattaataatataaacagaGATCaccaaatgatataaaataatctaaaacaaaaaaaacctcATACTTGAGGTAGTATCATCCAAGTCTATCAAaccaacatattaattattacaataaaaaaaataaagcctaCATCTCCATTCTATTTGAACAGAATCAGTGCATAAAATATCtaccaataaaattaatagtaacgTCATTTCATCATTAGCTCATCCATATCCACCATAagataggatatgatttttgtatagaaacgtaataggatatgatatgatatgatttttgtataggaacgtagtaggatatgataggatatgattcttgtataagaatgtaggatatgataggatatgatttttatttgctcTAGAATAAAGGAAACCtaataggaataaaaaatgaactgttaacagaaataagaaaactaataaaaataatgagaaatataaagaaACTCACAccttctaattaaaattttacttaattataggaatgaaatttgctagtttttttaaaaaataatattaattgtacccaaaaaataatatatatatatatatatatatatataggccggcctatcaggcttataaggctttttaataagcctaaacctgacctatttaatttaataggcttttaaaaaagcctGAATCtagccttttaattaaataggtcaggtCAGGCCAGACTTTATGTAGGCCAGATCGTAGGCTCCTGTAGGCCGGTCTAGCCTATTCTCACCCCTACTTTTACCACACACGTGATTACGCCAAAAATATGGTCAATATAAATTATCTCAAGATAACTTTGGTCTTTAGGCACTTTTTCTGAAGGAACataaattatgtaattatttaaatataaataataataataataaattcttattttatgagtaaaaaaaaaagaagtaaaaatgaCACCAAGTTTTACATACATTGGAATAAAATATCCGTGTtgcttttcatttcatttgattTGAACCGTAAAATCACTCTCCAAAGTTGACGTAACGAACACAATGTTCACTTTATTCACACAATTCACACCGCAAATGACAAAACAAAACCACCTCTCTTTCACACACACTTATAAATAAGTGCAGAGCTAGTTGAGGATTTGCATAGTTAGgtgaaggagaaagatggagtATTACAAAATCCAGTTAGTGGTCATAGTGTCACTGATGATTGTGCTTCCAAACACACAAGGGTGGGGAGAAGATGGGCATGCCATAATTTGTAGGATTGCTCAGGTCACCAATTACTTTCATTCTCTCTATCAAGTGTTGTGTTGTGCTTCCAAATTCATGTATGcattatcatatcatatcacTTACTTTCTTCTTTCTATGAACACGAACAGTCTCGCCTCAGCGATTCAGCCGCAAATGCTGTGAAAAACCTGCTACCAGAATATGCACAAAACGACTTAGGAAATGTGTGCTCATGGGCTGATCGTGTCAGGTTTTATTTGCACTGGTCTGCTCCATTGCACTTTGCTGATACACCTGACAACCTTTGCAATTATCAGTATGACAGTAAGTAATTCCACCTTTTTCATCTTCTGCTCCTAATTTTAGGATCTTGGTATTTATTTGTATGTGTGTGTAAAAGTAATCTAAGTCTGCTATATGTATTTGATGCCATATACCACACATTACCAATTGCTGATAGTGTAGTATCTcaacaatcaaattaatttttcggcgattcataaaataaaatttatggatTAGAAACCCAGTGATTTTTTAAATGGATGATGTGATCAGTAGTTGTCTGAACATTCAGGGGATTGCAAGGATCAGGATGGAGTGAAGGGAAGATGTGTAGTGGGAGCGATTAAGAACTACACTGATCAGCTCCTCGACTatggcaaaaacactcaaagtaAATCAATGTTATGAGCTTACAGCCTCCATATATGTCATCTCATCTTCTGACTAATCAAATTCTTGTTTGACTTGGTGAAATTAGATAACCTCACACAGGCTCTTATGTTCCTTTCTCATTTTATGGGAGATGTCCATCAGGTATGCATGATAAAGCTTACATCTGACTTGGCAATTTAGTTATTGTAATGCCTC
It includes:
- the LOC102663242 gene encoding uncharacterized protein; the protein is MATYVLHVFLFGTNHDATLPPSGLAEQYHFIFQLSLLHTLCKWGLFILSLLLTALIFRFRQNATPFPLIIAHCDYSHTDDDDEIYSTSEFEDDDDEEEEEEEEEEEEERRDEYFRVRGSTNDERCRSIGDFLSLSEIANTKSVVKLWDTIGFGLGFGFEHFDRSSEGSSVVSVYDGELPDPAVVVSAGQNASGNLAVRIWDTRLRRRIPAMMAEWGPSLGKTVGVESSEVHKVFVKDDGRYEFTVGNMRNAMSPLQYVTDSHLDLWWPNSLIVKI
- the LOC100775291 gene encoding endonuclease 2, whose translation is MEYYKIQLVVIVSLMIVLPNTQGWGEDGHAIICRIAQSRLSDSAANAVKNLLPEYAQNDLGNVCSWADRVRFYLHWSAPLHFADTPDNLCNYQYDRDCKDQDGVKGRCVVGAIKNYTDQLLDYGKNTQNNLTQALMFLSHFMGDVHQPLHVGFTSDRGANSINVHWYTRKQNLHHVWDVNIIETAEERFYDSNIDEFTNAIQENITKTWSDQVLGWETCDSKETACPDIYASEGVQAACQWAYKGAPEGSVLEDDYFLSRLPVVSLRLAQGGVRLAATLNRIFG